In Phaeodactylum tricornutum CCAP 1055/1 chromosome 21, whole genome shotgun sequence, the following proteins share a genomic window:
- a CDS encoding predicted protein — protein sequence MRQLKHHEKKLLRKVDLYSWKGEDNLRVAKVMRRYHIQNREDYTSYSRIVGMITKLSAKLKTLPADNSFRIAMTDQLLAKLNDMGVITTTKSLQKAEEVTVSAICRRRLPVIMVRLKMAESIKNAVTWVEQGQVRVGPNVVTDPSFLVSKSMEDYVTWVDQSKIRRTVQKYNDKLDDFDLL from the coding sequence ATGAGACAATTGAAGCATCACGAGAAGAAGCTTCTGCGGAAGGTCGACTTGTATTCATGGAAGGGCGAAGACAATCTGCGGGTGGCGAAGGTAATGCGACGGTATCACATTCAGAACCGTGAGGATTACACTAGCTACAGTCGAATAGTGGGAATGATCACCAAACTATCGGCCAAACTCAAGACTCTCCCAGCCGATAATTCGTTTCGCATTGCCATGACCGATCAGCTGCTAGCGAAACTAAACGACATGGGTGTGATAACGACAACAAAGTCGTTGCAGAAGGCGGAAGAAGTGACGGTCTCGGCAATTTGCCGGCGACGACTTCCCGTGATCATGGTGCGTTTAAAAATGGCGGAATCGATCAAGAACGCGGTAACATGGGTGGAACAGGGTCAGGTCCGCGTGGGACCCAATGTAGTGACCGATCCATCCTTCTTGGTGTCCAAATCCATGGAAGATTATGTGACTTGGGTCGATCAGTCCAAGATTCGACGGACGGTCCAAAAGTACAACGACAAGCTGGATGATTTCGACTTGTTGTAG